The Mesorhizobium loti genome includes a region encoding these proteins:
- the dnaA gene encoding chromosomal replication initiator protein DnaA, translated as MQSGIERELTGDLPFPGTLIGANDMAVSSDAEQKFDRVKTQLKARLGTEVYSSWFGRMKVAEASKGIVRISVPTAFLRSWINGHYLDLISELWKQEDPDLLKIDIVVRTATRQGRSQAEPEVVPARNKMTRQTQTALAAGTVSPGRVERAPAPRPGTPIESEFRHNVLGSPLDPRYTFGSFIEGPSNRVAFAAAKAVAESQSSAVRFNPLFLHATVGLGKTHLLQAIAAESLKQNPKSRVVYLTAEYFMWRFATAIRDNNALTLKEQLRDIDLLIIDDMQFLQGKSIQHEFCHLINMLLDSAKQVVVAADRPPSELESLEPRVRSRLNGGVALEMSAPDFAMRLGMLKLRLATARVDDASLNISEEILNHVARTVTGSGRELEGAFNQLLFRQSFEPQITIDRIDEILGHIYRTGEPKRVRIEDIQRIVARHYNVSKTELLSNRRTRTIVKPRQVAMYLSKVMTPRSLPEIGRRFGGRDHTTVLHAVRKIEDLSGNDNTLAQELELLRRLINDQA; from the coding sequence ATGCAGAGCGGCATCGAAAGGGAACTTACGGGCGACCTCCCATTTCCTGGAACTTTGATCGGAGCGAACGACATGGCGGTCTCCAGCGACGCGGAACAGAAATTCGACCGGGTCAAGACCCAGTTGAAGGCGCGCCTGGGAACCGAAGTCTATTCGAGCTGGTTTGGCCGCATGAAGGTCGCGGAAGCTTCCAAGGGCATTGTCCGCATCTCGGTGCCCACCGCCTTCCTGCGCTCATGGATCAACGGCCACTATCTCGACCTCATCTCCGAGCTGTGGAAGCAGGAGGATCCCGATCTCCTCAAGATCGACATCGTCGTGCGCACGGCAACCCGTCAGGGACGCAGCCAGGCCGAGCCGGAGGTGGTTCCTGCACGCAACAAGATGACTCGGCAGACGCAGACGGCGCTTGCCGCCGGCACCGTCAGCCCCGGCCGGGTGGAGCGTGCACCGGCTCCGCGTCCAGGCACACCGATCGAGAGCGAATTCCGGCACAATGTGCTGGGGTCACCGCTTGATCCTCGCTATACGTTCGGCTCCTTCATCGAGGGACCGTCGAACCGGGTGGCTTTCGCCGCCGCCAAGGCAGTGGCTGAATCGCAATCGAGCGCGGTGCGCTTCAACCCGCTTTTCCTTCACGCAACCGTCGGGCTCGGCAAGACACATTTGTTGCAGGCCATCGCCGCGGAATCGCTGAAGCAGAACCCCAAGTCGCGCGTCGTCTATCTCACGGCCGAGTATTTCATGTGGCGCTTTGCCACCGCGATCCGCGACAACAACGCGCTGACGCTCAAGGAACAGCTGCGCGACATCGACCTGCTCATCATCGACGACATGCAGTTCTTGCAGGGCAAGTCGATCCAGCATGAATTCTGCCACCTGATCAACATGTTGCTCGACAGCGCCAAGCAGGTCGTCGTCGCCGCCGACCGGCCGCCGTCGGAACTGGAATCGCTCGAACCGCGGGTCCGTTCACGCCTCAATGGTGGTGTCGCGCTTGAAATGTCGGCGCCCGATTTCGCCATGCGCCTTGGCATGCTCAAATTGCGCCTGGCCACGGCCAGGGTCGATGACGCGTCGCTGAACATTTCGGAAGAGATCCTCAATCACGTCGCACGCACCGTGACCGGCAGCGGACGCGAACTGGAAGGCGCATTCAACCAGCTGCTGTTCCGTCAGTCCTTCGAGCCGCAGATCACCATCGACCGGATCGACGAGATCCTCGGCCACATCTATCGCACCGGCGAGCCGAAGCGGGTCCGTATCGAGGACATCCAGCGCATCGTCGCGCGCCACTACAATGTGTCGAAGACCGAACTGCTGTCCAACCGGCGCACGCGCACCATCGTCAAGCCGCGGCAGGTCGCCATGTACCTGTCGAAGGTGATGACGCCGCGCTCGCTGCCCGAGATCGGACGACGTTTCGGGGGCCGCGATCACACCACGGTGCTGCATGCAGTGCGCAAGATCGAAGACCTTTCCGGCAACGACAACACGCTGGCGCAGGAACTCGAGCTCTTGAGGCGGTTGATCAACGACCAGGCCTGA
- a CDS encoding DNA polymerase III subunit beta, which yields MRVILERSNLLKSLNHVHRVVERRNTIPILSNVLLSAEGASLEMKATDLDLEVTEATPAKVERGGATTVPAHLLYDIVRKLADGAEVMLKTDEDGNAMTVTSGRSSFRLQCLPQSDFPELSAGSFSHIFRLDSVALRGLIEKTQFAISTEETRYYLNGIYLHTHEVGGKLKLRSVATDGHRLARAEIDAPAGSEGMPGIIIPRKTVSELQKLVDDPDVAVTTELSDTKIRFTIGSVVLTSKLIDGTFPDYQRVIPTGNDKKLIIDRQSFAAAVDRVSTISSERGRAVKLSISEGQVTLAVNNPDSGSATEELAADYSSDPIEIGFNAKYLLDVAAQLTGTEAKFMLADAGSPTLIHDMADETALYVLMPMRV from the coding sequence ATGCGTGTTATCCTGGAACGGTCAAATCTCCTGAAGTCGCTCAACCACGTCCACCGTGTGGTCGAGCGGCGCAACACCATACCGATCCTGTCCAACGTGCTGCTCAGCGCCGAGGGCGCCAGCCTTGAAATGAAGGCGACCGACCTCGATCTCGAGGTGACGGAAGCGACGCCCGCCAAGGTCGAGCGCGGCGGGGCGACGACGGTTCCGGCACATCTGCTCTACGACATCGTTCGCAAGCTCGCCGATGGCGCCGAGGTGATGCTGAAGACGGACGAGGACGGCAACGCCATGACGGTGACGTCAGGCCGCTCGAGCTTCCGCCTCCAGTGCCTGCCGCAATCCGACTTCCCGGAGCTTTCGGCCGGATCCTTCTCGCATATCTTCCGTCTCGACTCGGTTGCCCTGAGAGGCCTGATCGAAAAGACCCAGTTCGCCATCTCCACCGAGGAGACGCGCTACTACCTGAACGGTATCTACCTGCACACGCATGAGGTCGGCGGCAAGCTGAAGCTGCGCTCGGTGGCGACCGACGGCCACCGTCTGGCGCGCGCCGAGATCGACGCGCCGGCCGGTTCCGAGGGCATGCCGGGCATCATCATTCCGCGCAAGACAGTGAGCGAGCTGCAGAAGCTGGTCGACGATCCGGATGTCGCGGTCACCACCGAACTGTCGGACACCAAGATCCGCTTCACCATCGGCAGCGTGGTTTTGACCTCGAAGCTGATCGACGGCACCTTCCCCGATTATCAGCGGGTCATTCCGACCGGCAACGACAAGAAGCTGATCATCGACCGCCAGAGCTTTGCTGCCGCTGTCGATCGCGTCTCGACCATCTCTTCCGAACGCGGCCGCGCGGTGAAGCTGTCGATCAGCGAGGGTCAGGTGACGCTTGCGGTCAACAATCCGGATTCGGGCAGCGCCACCGAGGAATTGGCCGCCGACTATTCGTCCGATCCGATCGAGATCGGCTTCAATGCCAAATATCTGCTCGACGTTGCCGCACAGCTGACCGGCACGGAGGCCAAGTTCATGCTGGCCGATGCCGGTTCGCCGACGCTGATCCACGACATGGCCGACGAGACCGCACTCTATGTGCTGATGCCGATGCGGGTGTAG
- the recF gene encoding DNA replication/repair protein RecF, with translation MPVQNHISKLTLTNFRNYATLTIDLAPGAVVFSGDNGAGKTNLLEAISFLTPGRGLRRAPYADVAREGGDGGFALHAQLDGLDGQVEIGTGISGGDTAGEGGRRVRINGAPARSAEDMLEWLRVVWLTPAMDSLFTGPAADRRRFLDRLVLAIDPGHGQRAIDYEKAMRGRNRLLTEGSRDDRWFDAIETQMAETGVAIAAARAEMVRLLAAMIDRLPDTGPFPQADIGLSGDLEAEIAAVPAVDVEERFRRTLVEGRDRDRAAGRTLEGPHRSDLVVRHRPKAMPAELCSTGEQKALLVGIVLSHARLTGEMSGMTPILLLDEIAAHLDSGRRAALFSILEDLNCQAFMTGTDAALFSSLAGRAQFLTVDHGRVGPTI, from the coding sequence TTGCCGGTACAGAATCATATAAGTAAGCTAACACTTACCAATTTCCGCAACTACGCGACGTTGACGATCGATCTGGCGCCGGGTGCCGTGGTTTTTTCCGGCGACAACGGCGCCGGCAAGACCAATCTCCTCGAAGCGATATCCTTTTTGACACCGGGGCGTGGCTTGCGCCGCGCGCCTTACGCAGACGTCGCGCGCGAGGGTGGCGACGGCGGCTTTGCGCTGCATGCCCAGCTCGACGGGCTTGACGGCCAGGTCGAGATCGGAACGGGCATTTCCGGAGGCGACACCGCTGGCGAAGGCGGCAGGCGGGTGCGCATCAACGGAGCTCCGGCGCGTTCGGCCGAGGACATGCTGGAATGGCTGCGCGTGGTGTGGCTGACGCCGGCCATGGACTCGTTGTTCACCGGGCCGGCCGCGGATCGCCGGCGCTTTCTCGACCGGCTGGTGCTGGCGATCGACCCCGGCCACGGGCAACGTGCGATCGACTACGAGAAGGCGATGCGCGGCCGTAATCGTCTGCTTACCGAAGGCTCTCGCGACGACCGCTGGTTCGACGCGATCGAGACGCAGATGGCCGAAACCGGTGTGGCGATCGCCGCGGCGCGAGCCGAGATGGTGCGCCTGCTCGCCGCCATGATCGACAGGCTGCCTGACACGGGACCGTTTCCGCAGGCCGATATCGGCCTTTCGGGCGATCTGGAAGCCGAGATCGCCGCCGTGCCGGCGGTCGATGTCGAGGAGCGCTTCCGCCGGACGCTTGTCGAGGGCCGTGACCGCGATCGTGCCGCTGGACGCACGCTCGAGGGCCCGCATCGCTCGGACTTGGTGGTTCGGCACCGTCCCAAGGCGATGCCGGCCGAGCTTTGCTCGACAGGCGAGCAAAAGGCGCTGCTGGTCGGCATCGTGCTGTCGCATGCCCGGCTGACCGGCGAAATGTCAGGCATGACACCGATCCTGTTGCTCGACGAGATCGCAGCGCATCTCGATAGCGGGCGGCGCGCGGCGCTGTTTTCCATCCTCGAAGACTTGAACTGCCAGGCATTCATGACCGGAACCGATGCGGCGCTGTTTTCCAGCCTGGCCGGTCGTGCGCAGTTCCTGACGGTCGACCATGGTAGGGTTGGGCCAACGATCTAG
- a CDS encoding molybdopterin-synthase adenylyltransferase MoeB, producing MTPTTLTADEIERYARHIVLPEIGGAGQQRLKQARVLVIGAGGLGAPVLEYLAAAGVGTLGVVDDDTVSLSNLQRQVIHGTDTVGMLKTDSAKAAIARINPNTMVETHAIRLTPDNAPALVAGYDIVVDGSDNFETRYAVADACASAGKPLVHAAVGRFDGSVTVLKPFEDGKDGKPNPGYRDLFPEAPPPGLVPSCAEAGVLGALTGVVGTLQAMEAIKLITGIGEPLVGRLLLYDALAARFDTIRYKRN from the coding sequence ATGACCCCTACTACCCTGACCGCCGACGAGATCGAACGCTATGCCCGCCACATCGTGCTGCCCGAGATCGGCGGCGCCGGCCAGCAGAGGCTGAAGCAGGCGCGGGTGCTGGTCATCGGCGCCGGCGGACTGGGCGCGCCGGTGCTTGAATATCTTGCCGCCGCCGGCGTCGGCACGCTCGGCGTGGTCGATGATGACACCGTTTCGCTGTCCAACCTGCAGCGCCAGGTCATTCACGGCACCGACACCGTCGGCATGCTGAAGACCGATAGCGCCAAGGCGGCAATCGCCCGCATCAATCCCAACACAATGGTTGAAACGCATGCAATCCGGCTGACCCCAGACAATGCGCCTGCCCTCGTTGCCGGCTATGACATCGTCGTCGACGGCTCCGACAATTTCGAAACCCGCTATGCGGTGGCGGATGCCTGCGCGAGCGCTGGGAAACCGCTGGTGCATGCCGCGGTCGGACGCTTCGACGGCTCCGTCACGGTGCTGAAGCCATTCGAAGACGGCAAGGACGGCAAGCCCAACCCAGGCTATCGCGACCTGTTTCCGGAAGCGCCACCGCCGGGCCTGGTGCCGTCCTGTGCCGAGGCGGGCGTGCTTGGTGCGCTGACCGGAGTCGTGGGCACGCTGCAGGCGATGGAGGCGATCAAGCTGATCACCGGCATCGGCGAACCGCTGGTCGGCCGCCTGCTGCTCTATGATGCGCTGGCGGCGCGCTTCGACACGATCCGCTACAAGAGAAACTGA
- a CDS encoding GNAT family N-acetyltransferase: MERTDAVFITQIPADFDRWGDVLTLIMRAFASMDGVIDPPSSAHLLTADSLRDKALRETGFVAFKGDRIVGCVFALEKVTEFYVGKLAVAPDCQGQGIGRRLMQAVEDLARSRGKGAIELQTRIELTGNHAAFVRFGFHETERTAHEGYARPTSITMRKAFS; the protein is encoded by the coding sequence GTGGAGCGGACCGACGCTGTCTTTATCACGCAGATCCCGGCCGATTTCGACCGTTGGGGCGATGTGCTCACACTGATCATGCGTGCCTTCGCCTCGATGGACGGCGTCATCGACCCGCCCTCCTCGGCCCACCTTTTGACCGCCGACAGCCTGCGGGACAAGGCGCTGCGGGAGACCGGCTTCGTGGCATTCAAGGGCGACAGGATCGTCGGCTGCGTCTTTGCCCTTGAAAAGGTGACAGAGTTTTATGTCGGCAAGCTCGCCGTCGCGCCGGACTGCCAGGGACAAGGCATTGGCCGGCGGCTGATGCAAGCGGTCGAAGACCTTGCCCGCAGCCGCGGCAAGGGCGCCATCGAGCTTCAGACCCGGATCGAACTGACCGGGAACCATGCAGCCTTTGTCCGCTTCGGTTTTCATGAGACCGAGCGGACGGCGCATGAGGGCTATGCCAGGCCGACCTCGATCACGATGCGCAAGGCTTTTTCGTAA
- a CDS encoding D-glycerate dehydrogenase gives MAANTREGNNGRQKRPLVVITRKLPDPVETRMRELFDARLNVEDRPMTQPELVAAVKEADVLVPTITDNIDAALIAQAGDNLKLIANFGNGVDKIDVAAAAKRGITVTNTPNVLTEDTADMTMALMLAVPRRLAEGANVLTGDKKWAGWSPTWMLGRRIWGKRLGIVGMGRIGTAVARRAKAFGLSIHYHNRHRVLPAVEDGLEATYWESLDQMLARMDIISVNCPSTPATFHLLSARRLALLQPTAYVVNTARGDIIDEEALVKLIQDGKIAGAGLDVYEHEPALNGKLLKLAAKNKVVLLPHMGSATLEGRIDMGEKVIINIRAFVDGHRPPDRVLPLRT, from the coding sequence ATTGCGGCAAATACTCGAGAGGGAAACAATGGCAGGCAAAAAAGGCCTCTCGTCGTCATCACGCGAAAGCTGCCCGACCCGGTCGAGACCCGCATGCGCGAGCTGTTCGACGCAAGGCTGAATGTCGAGGACAGGCCGATGACGCAGCCGGAACTGGTCGCGGCGGTCAAGGAAGCCGACGTTCTGGTGCCGACCATAACCGACAATATCGACGCTGCGCTGATCGCCCAGGCCGGCGACAACCTCAAGCTGATCGCCAATTTCGGCAACGGCGTCGACAAGATCGATGTCGCTGCCGCGGCCAAGAGGGGCATCACCGTCACCAACACGCCCAATGTGCTGACCGAGGACACCGCCGACATGACGATGGCACTGATGCTGGCGGTGCCGCGGCGGCTGGCGGAAGGCGCCAACGTGCTCACCGGCGACAAGAAATGGGCCGGCTGGTCGCCGACCTGGATGCTGGGCCGGCGCATCTGGGGCAAGCGGCTGGGCATTGTCGGCATGGGCCGCATCGGCACCGCCGTCGCCAGGCGGGCCAAGGCCTTCGGACTGTCGATCCACTATCACAACCGCCACCGCGTGCTGCCGGCCGTGGAAGACGGGCTGGAGGCGACCTATTGGGAGAGCCTCGACCAGATGCTGGCCCGCATGGACATCATTTCGGTCAACTGCCCGTCGACGCCGGCGACCTTCCATCTGCTTTCGGCGCGGCGGCTGGCGCTGCTGCAGCCCACCGCCTATGTCGTCAACACCGCGCGCGGCGACATCATCGACGAGGAAGCCCTGGTCAAGCTGATCCAGGACGGCAAGATTGCCGGAGCCGGTCTTGACGTCTACGAGCACGAGCCGGCTTTGAACGGCAAGCTGCTGAAGCTCGCCGCCAAGAACAAGGTCGTGCTTCTGCCGCATATGGGCTCGGCGACGCTCGAGGGCCGCATCGACATGGGTGAAAAGGTCATCATCAACATCCGCGCCTTCGTTGACGGTCACCGTCCGCCGGATCGGGTGCTGCCGCTCAGGACTTGA
- a CDS encoding DUF4260 domain-containing protein, protein MKPLDLTIRLEWAIVALAAVVFYGSTGMSWWLFGLLILAPDLSMSGYLAGPRVGALAYNALHILIVPVLLLLLAGHMWGNATAMAVALIWIAHIAIDRALGYGLKLSTGFQDTHLGRIGR, encoded by the coding sequence ATGAAACCCCTCGATCTCACAATCCGGCTCGAATGGGCAATCGTGGCGCTGGCTGCCGTCGTTTTCTACGGTTCGACCGGCATGTCCTGGTGGCTGTTCGGATTGCTTATCCTGGCGCCTGACCTGTCGATGTCGGGCTATCTGGCCGGACCGCGCGTCGGTGCCCTTGCCTACAACGCCTTGCATATCCTGATCGTGCCCGTGCTGCTGCTGCTGCTCGCCGGGCACATGTGGGGCAATGCGACCGCGATGGCGGTTGCGCTGATCTGGATCGCCCACATCGCCATCGACCGTGCGCTGGGCTACGGCCTGAAGCTGTCAACCGGATTTCAGGACACGCATCTCGGCCGTATCGGGCGCTAG
- a CDS encoding transcriptional repressor gives MDLDGRKENVAVDKRVREAGLRPTRQRIALADLLFAKGDRHLSAEELHEEAVAAGVPVSLATVYNALHQFTQAGLLRILAVEGAKTYFDTNTSDHHHFYIEGENRIFDIAGGPVTVANLPEPPEGMEIANVDIVVRLRPKRPE, from the coding sequence ATGGACCTGGACGGCCGGAAGGAAAATGTCGCTGTGGACAAGCGGGTCCGTGAAGCCGGCTTGAGGCCGACGCGTCAGCGCATTGCGCTGGCCGACCTGCTTTTCGCCAAGGGCGACCGTCATTTGTCGGCTGAGGAACTGCACGAGGAGGCCGTTGCCGCCGGCGTGCCGGTATCGCTGGCCACCGTCTACAATGCCCTCCACCAGTTCACCCAGGCGGGACTGTTGCGCATCCTCGCCGTCGAGGGCGCCAAGACCTATTTCGACACCAACACCTCCGACCACCACCATTTCTACATCGAAGGCGAAAACCGCATATTCGACATTGCCGGCGGTCCGGTGACGGTTGCCAACCTGCCGGAGCCGCCGGAAGGGATGGAGATCGCCAATGTCGATATCGTGGTGAGGCTGCGCCCCAAACGCCCCGAATGA
- the fabA gene encoding 3-hydroxyacyl-[acyl-carrier-protein] dehydratase FabA, producing the protein MAGKSSYEYDELLACARGELFGPGNAQLPYPPMLMFDRITEISETGGAFEKGFIRAEFDIKPDLWFFACHFIGNPIMPGCLGLDAMWQLTGFYLGWLGEPGKGMALSTGEVKFKGMVTPSVKKVEYGIDFKRVMRGRLVLGIADGWLKADGEPIYAATDLKVGLSKQSAVG; encoded by the coding sequence ATGGCGGGTAAATCCAGCTACGAGTACGATGAATTGCTGGCCTGCGCCCGCGGCGAACTGTTCGGACCGGGCAATGCCCAGCTTCCCTACCCGCCCATGCTGATGTTCGACCGCATCACCGAGATCAGCGAAACGGGCGGCGCCTTTGAGAAGGGTTTCATCCGCGCTGAGTTCGACATCAAGCCGGACCTGTGGTTCTTTGCCTGCCATTTTATCGGCAATCCGATCATGCCGGGGTGCCTCGGCCTCGACGCCATGTGGCAATTGACGGGGTTCTATCTTGGCTGGCTCGGCGAACCCGGCAAGGGGATGGCGCTGTCGACCGGTGAAGTGAAATTCAAGGGCATGGTGACGCCCTCGGTGAAGAAGGTCGAGTATGGGATCGACTTCAAGCGCGTGATGCGAGGCCGGCTGGTGCTCGGCATCGCCGATGGCTGGCTGAAGGCGGATGGCGAACCCATATACGCGGCAACGGATTTGAAAGTCGGTCTGTCCAAGCAGTCGGCGGTCGGCTGA
- the fabB gene encoding beta-ketoacyl-ACP synthase I codes for MRRVVVTGLGIVSSIGNNANEVQASLHDARSGISFSDSFAEHGFRCQVWGAPTLDPSAMIDRRAMRFLSQGAAWNHVAMDQAIADAGLGESDITNERTGIVMGSGGPSTRTIVEAAEITLKNGSPKRIGPFAVPKAMSSTASATLATWFKIHGVNYSISSACSTSAHCIGNGYELIQWGKQDMVFAGGHEDLDWTMSDLFDAMGAMSSKFNDKASTASRAYDANRDGFVIAGGAGVLVLEELEHAKARGAKIYAEIVGYGATSDGHDMVAPSGEGAVRCMRQALATVSTPVDYINTHGTSTPVGDSKEMGAIREVFGSEMPYITSTKSLTGHSLGAAGVQESIYSILMMQGGFIGESAHIETLDPEFEGMPIVRKRIDDARIDTVLSNSFGFGGTNATLVFQRYSA; via the coding sequence ATGAGACGTGTCGTAGTCACAGGCCTCGGCATCGTGTCGTCGATCGGCAACAATGCCAACGAGGTGCAAGCCTCGCTGCATGACGCCAGATCCGGCATCAGCTTCTCCGATTCCTTCGCCGAACACGGCTTCCGTTGCCAGGTGTGGGGAGCGCCGACGCTCGATCCATCGGCCATGATCGATCGCCGTGCGATGCGCTTCCTGAGCCAAGGTGCGGCCTGGAACCACGTCGCCATGGATCAGGCGATCGCGGATGCGGGCCTCGGCGAGAGCGACATCACCAATGAGCGCACCGGCATCGTCATGGGATCGGGCGGACCATCCACCCGCACCATCGTCGAAGCGGCCGAAATCACGCTGAAGAACGGCAGTCCCAAGCGCATCGGTCCGTTCGCGGTGCCGAAGGCGATGTCGTCGACCGCATCGGCAACGCTTGCCACCTGGTTCAAGATCCACGGCGTCAACTACTCGATCTCGTCGGCCTGCTCGACCTCGGCGCATTGCATCGGCAACGGCTACGAATTGATCCAGTGGGGCAAGCAGGACATGGTCTTTGCCGGCGGCCACGAGGATCTCGACTGGACGATGTCGGACCTGTTCGACGCGATGGGCGCCATGTCGTCGAAATTCAATGACAAGGCGTCGACCGCTTCGCGCGCGTATGATGCCAATCGCGACGGCTTCGTCATCGCCGGCGGCGCCGGAGTGCTGGTGCTGGAAGAGCTGGAGCATGCCAAGGCGCGCGGCGCCAAGATCTATGCCGAGATCGTCGGCTATGGCGCGACCTCCGACGGCCACGACATGGTTGCCCCTTCAGGCGAAGGCGCGGTCCGCTGCATGCGCCAGGCGCTGGCCACGGTTTCCACGCCGGTCGACTACATCAACACCCATGGCACGTCGACGCCGGTGGGGGATTCCAAGGAAATGGGTGCTATCCGCGAGGTGTTCGGCTCAGAGATGCCGTACATCACCTCGACGAAATCGCTGACCGGCCATTCGCTGGGCGCGGCTGGCGTGCAGGAATCCATCTACTCGATCCTGATGATGCAAGGCGGTTTCATCGGCGAAAGCGCCCATATCGAGACCCTCGACCCCGAATTCGAGGGCATGCCGATCGTGCGAAAACGCATCGACGACGCCAGGATCGACACTGTCTTGTCAAATTCGTTCGGCTTCGGTGGCACCAACGCCACGCTCGTTTTCCAGCGCTATTCCGCATAA
- the fabI gene encoding enoyl-ACP reductase FabI, translated as MDGLMKGKRGLVMGVANDHSIAWGIARKLSEHGAELAFTYQGDAFGRRVKPLADKLGAALVVPCDVEDSASVAATFETLGKEWGGLDFVVHAIGFSDKNELKGLYADTSRDNFVRTMVISCYSFTEIARHAAALMQDGGSMITLTYAGSVRVMPNYNVMGVAKAGLEASVRYLANDYGPRGIRVNGISAGPVRTLAGAGISDARHMFSYQQRNSPLRRTVTIDEVGGSALYLLSDLSSGVTGEIHYVDSGYHIVSMPTLDELKQTDGGRD; from the coding sequence ATGGACGGATTGATGAAGGGCAAGCGCGGGCTTGTCATGGGTGTCGCCAACGATCATTCGATCGCCTGGGGAATCGCCCGGAAATTATCCGAACATGGGGCGGAACTCGCCTTCACCTATCAGGGCGATGCCTTCGGGCGGCGAGTCAAGCCGCTGGCCGACAAACTCGGCGCCGCGCTGGTCGTGCCGTGCGATGTCGAGGACAGCGCTTCAGTCGCCGCCACGTTCGAGACCCTGGGCAAGGAATGGGGCGGGTTGGATTTCGTCGTCCATGCCATCGGCTTTTCCGACAAGAACGAGCTGAAGGGCCTCTACGCCGACACCAGCCGGGACAATTTCGTCCGCACCATGGTGATCTCCTGCTACTCCTTCACCGAGATCGCCCGCCATGCCGCTGCCTTGATGCAGGACGGCGGGTCGATGATCACGCTGACCTATGCAGGATCGGTCCGCGTCATGCCGAACTACAATGTCATGGGCGTCGCCAAGGCCGGACTGGAGGCCAGTGTGCGCTACCTCGCCAACGACTACGGTCCGCGCGGCATCAGGGTGAATGGCATATCGGCTGGACCGGTGCGTACGCTCGCCGGCGCCGGCATTTCCGACGCCCGCCACATGTTCTCCTACCAGCAGCGCAACTCGCCGCTGCGCCGCACGGTGACCATCGACGAGGTCGGCGGCTCCGCGCTTTATCTGCTGTCCGACCTGTCTTCCGGCGTTACCGGCGAAATCCACTATGTCGATTCCGGCTATCACATCGTTTCCATGCCGACGCTCGATGAATTGAAGCAGACCGACGGCGGACGAGACTAA